One window from the genome of Oncorhynchus kisutch isolate 150728-3 unplaced genomic scaffold, Okis_V2 scaffold1183, whole genome shotgun sequence encodes:
- the LOC116352991 gene encoding 85/88 kDa calcium-independent phospholipase A2-like isoform X1, with amino-acid sequence MQFLRGVMETVSAVSNLFSNPYRVREVPLSEYSGGGKVKLKEEGRMVLYKNNPCQSWDCLLTCPDTPTVALRLFQVNSEEDAMNWFPQYALKLRPFYETLPLPKPEAVQPIVDCLRSHADWSSAHIAVDTGLRECLKHNHVQSQINARDGAGQTPLHLACERGEVACVRELLEECQARTDIKDKNGETPMHCAAKQDSATIIQALCSRMCAGVNELNGAGETPLHVSCRLGRVEAVNALLGGGARCDIIGSSGYPIHAAMKYSEKSCAEAVLDADPGQLQVEDAVYGGTPLHWCKTAEMCRTLLERGCLVNYLSKTGESALHVLTKRGRFDASMVLLTHGGEPNLKGQDGNTALHLAMKMDHMELIKALIVFGADVEIHNDLGETPGLIAARTSKGSNRKVLLDMLCSVGVQRCAPPSSPLNSHPPPKKAASSPGIGFEDIMHVAAAVGAMSRGREEVDGFKTGSRKIDRLLCLDGGGIKGLVLIQLLISLEKEAGRPIKELFDWVSGTSTGGILALAIVHGKDMEYLRCLYFRMKEQVFKGSRPYESAPLEDFLKKEFGENTMMTDVRHPRVMVTSVLADRHPGELHLFRNYDPPSLPRERPYAGTATFLPLTIPQGWEDVLIVGYTQEPAKKHRKVTDQEQVVWRAARSSGAAPTYFRPMGRFLDGGLLANNPTLDAMTEIHQYNKSLKAEGRGHEVQRLGVVVSLGTGKPPQVVVNSVDVFRPSNPLELAKSFVGAKELGKMLVDCCTDSDGCAVDRARSWCEMTDTVYHRLSPQLSQEVMLDEVSDAVLVDMLWETQMYLYEQRENVQLLAQQLLNGY; translated from the exons ATGCAGTTTCTAAGGGGAGTCATGGAGACTGTGTCCGCCGTCTCCAACCTCTTCTCCAACCCCTACCGCGTCAGGGAAGTACCACTGTCAGAGTACAGCGGAGGGGGGAAAGTCAAGCTGAAGGAGGAGGGACGCATGGTTCTGTACAAGAACAACCCTTGTCAGAGTTGGGACTGCCTGCTCACGTGCCCTGATACGCCCACAGTCGCCTTGAG GTTGTTTCAGGTCAACTCCGAGGAGGATGCCATGAACTGGTTCCCCCAGTACGCCCTCAAGCTTCGTCCCTTCTACGAGACCCTCCCCCTCCCCAAGCCAGAGGCAGTCCAGCCAATAGTAGACTGCCTCCGTAGTCACGCTGACTGGAGCTCAGCTCACATCGCCGTGGATACGGGCCTGAGGGAATGCCTGAAGCACAACCACGTCCAGAG cCAGATCAACGCCAGGGACGGTGCTGGTCAGACCCCATTACACCTGGCGTGTGAGCGGGGGGAAGTGGCGTGTGTCAGAGAGCTGCTGGAGGAGTGCCAGGCTCGCACCGACATCAAAGACAAGAACGGGGAGACGCCAATGCATTGTGCCGCCAAGcaggactctgctactattatacag GCGCTGTGCAGTAGGATGTGTGCGGGGGTGAATGAGCTGAACGGGGCGGGGGAGACGCCCCTCCATGTTTCTTGTCGCCTTGGGAGGGTGGAGGCCGTGAACGCACTCCTGGGGGGAGGAGCCCGCTGTGACATCATTGGGAGCAGTGGCTACCCAATCCACGCCGCCATGAAGTACAGTGAGAAGAG ttGTGCTGAGGCTGTCCTGGATGCAGACCCAGGTCAGCTACAGGTAGAAGATGCTGTCTATGGAGGAACCCCCCTACACTGGTGCAAGACTGCAGAG aTGTGTCGTACGCTGCTGGAACGAGGTTGCTTGGTGAACTACCTCAGTAAGACAGGGGAGAGTGCACTGCACGTCCTGACCAAGAGGGGGCGCTTCGATGCATCCATGGTGCTGCTCACACACGGGGGGGAACCCAACCTCAAGGGTCAGGATgggaacacagccctgcatctggctatgaag ATGGACCACATGGAACTGATCAAGGCTCTGATCGTGTTTGGAGCCGACGTGGAGATACACAATGACCTGGGAGAGACTCCCGGGTTGATAGCAGCACGCACTAGTAAAG GCTCCAACAGAAAGGTGCTACTGGACATGCTGTGTAGTGTAGGGGTACAGCGGTGTGccccaccctcctcccccctcaaCTCCCATCCTCCCCCCAAGAAGGCTGCTTCGTCACCAGGCAtag GGTTCGAGGACATCATGCACGTTGCGGCGGCGGTGGGTGCGATGAGTCGCGGTCGGGAGGAAGTGGACGGGTTCAAAACAGGAAGCAGGAA gatAGACAGactgctgtgtctggatggagggGGCATTAAAGGCTTGGTTCTGATCCAGTTGTTAATCTCCCTGGAGAAAGAGGCAGGCAGGCCCATCAAGGAACTCTTTGACTGGGTTTCTGGGACCAGCACAGGGGGCATACTGGCCCTGGCTATCGTCCATG GTAAGGATATGGAGTATCTGCGATGCCTCTACTTCCGTATGAAGGAGCAGGTGTTCAAGGGGTCGCGACCCTACGAGTCGGCCCCCCTGGAGGACTTCCTGAAGAAAGAGTTCGGTGAGAACACCATGATGACAGACGTACGGCACCCCAG ggTGATGGTAACCAGTGTGCTGGCAGACAGACATCCAGGAGAGCTCCATCTCTTTAGGAACTATGACCCCCCCTCCCTGCCCAGAGAGCGCCCCTACGCTGGCACAGCCACCTTCCTTCCCCTCACCATACCACAAG gaTGGGAGGATGTGTTGATAGTTGGATACACTCAGGAACCTGCTAAAAAACATAGGAAGGTGACCgaccaag AGCAGGTCGTGTGGAGAGCTGCCCGTTCCAGTGGCGCCGCCCCCACCTACTTCCGACCAATGGGGCGGTTTCTGGACGGAGGGTTGCTGGCCAATAACCCGACACTGGATGCCATGACTGAGATCCACCAATACAACAAATCCCTGAAAGCAGAG GGGCGTGGCCACGAGGTGCAGCGTCTAGGTGTGGTGGTTTCTTTAGGGACAG GTAAGCCTCCCCAGGTAGTGGTGAACTCTGTAGATGTGTTCAGACCCTCCAACCCTCTGGAACTGGCCAAGAGCTTTGTAGGCGCCAAGGAGCTGGGCAAGATGCTGGTGGACTGC TGTACAGACTCTGATGGTTGTGCTGTGGACAGGGCCCGGTCCTGGTGTGAGATGACTGATACTGTCTACCACAG ACTGAGCCCCCAGCTCTCCCAGGAGGTGATGCTGGATGAGGTGAGTGACGCCGTGCTGGTGGACATGCTGTGGGAGACCCAGATGTACCTCTACGAACAGAGGGAGAACGTCCAACTCCTGGCACAGCAACTACTCAACGGctactga
- the LOC116352991 gene encoding 85/88 kDa calcium-independent phospholipase A2-like isoform X2, with product MQFLRGVMETVSAVSNLFSNPYRVREVPLSEYSGGGKVKLKEEGRMVLYKNNPCQSWDCLLTCPDTPTVALRLFQVNSEEDAMNWFPQYALKLRPFYETLPLPKPEAVQPIVDCLRSHADWSSAHIAVDTGLRECLKHNHVQSQINARDGAGQTPLHLACERGEVACVRELLEECQARTDIKDKNGETPMHCAAKQDSATIIQALCSRMCAGVNELNGAGETPLHVSCRLGRVEAVNALLGGGARCDIIGSSGYPIHAAMKYSEKSCAEAVLDADPGQLQVEDAVYGGTPLHWCKTAEMCRTLLERGCLVNYLSKTGESALHVLTKRGRFDASMVLLTHGGEPNLKGQDGNTALHLAMKMDHMELIKALIVFGADVEIHNDLGETPGLIAARTSKGSNRKVLLDMLCSVGVQRCAPPSSPLNSHPPPKKAASSPGIGFEDIMHVAAAVGAMSRGREEVDGFKTGSRKIDRLLCLDGGGIKGLVLIQLLISLEKEAGRPIKELFDWVSGTSTGGILALAIVHGKDMEYLRCLYFRMKEQVFKGSRPYESAPLEDFLKKEFGENTMMTDVRHPRVMVTSVLADRHPGELHLFRNYDPPSLPRERPYAGTATFLPLTIPQEQVVWRAARSSGAAPTYFRPMGRFLDGGLLANNPTLDAMTEIHQYNKSLKAEGRGHEVQRLGVVVSLGTGKPPQVVVNSVDVFRPSNPLELAKSFVGAKELGKMLVDCCTDSDGCAVDRARSWCEMTDTVYHRLSPQLSQEVMLDEVSDAVLVDMLWETQMYLYEQRENVQLLAQQLLNGY from the exons ATGCAGTTTCTAAGGGGAGTCATGGAGACTGTGTCCGCCGTCTCCAACCTCTTCTCCAACCCCTACCGCGTCAGGGAAGTACCACTGTCAGAGTACAGCGGAGGGGGGAAAGTCAAGCTGAAGGAGGAGGGACGCATGGTTCTGTACAAGAACAACCCTTGTCAGAGTTGGGACTGCCTGCTCACGTGCCCTGATACGCCCACAGTCGCCTTGAG GTTGTTTCAGGTCAACTCCGAGGAGGATGCCATGAACTGGTTCCCCCAGTACGCCCTCAAGCTTCGTCCCTTCTACGAGACCCTCCCCCTCCCCAAGCCAGAGGCAGTCCAGCCAATAGTAGACTGCCTCCGTAGTCACGCTGACTGGAGCTCAGCTCACATCGCCGTGGATACGGGCCTGAGGGAATGCCTGAAGCACAACCACGTCCAGAG cCAGATCAACGCCAGGGACGGTGCTGGTCAGACCCCATTACACCTGGCGTGTGAGCGGGGGGAAGTGGCGTGTGTCAGAGAGCTGCTGGAGGAGTGCCAGGCTCGCACCGACATCAAAGACAAGAACGGGGAGACGCCAATGCATTGTGCCGCCAAGcaggactctgctactattatacag GCGCTGTGCAGTAGGATGTGTGCGGGGGTGAATGAGCTGAACGGGGCGGGGGAGACGCCCCTCCATGTTTCTTGTCGCCTTGGGAGGGTGGAGGCCGTGAACGCACTCCTGGGGGGAGGAGCCCGCTGTGACATCATTGGGAGCAGTGGCTACCCAATCCACGCCGCCATGAAGTACAGTGAGAAGAG ttGTGCTGAGGCTGTCCTGGATGCAGACCCAGGTCAGCTACAGGTAGAAGATGCTGTCTATGGAGGAACCCCCCTACACTGGTGCAAGACTGCAGAG aTGTGTCGTACGCTGCTGGAACGAGGTTGCTTGGTGAACTACCTCAGTAAGACAGGGGAGAGTGCACTGCACGTCCTGACCAAGAGGGGGCGCTTCGATGCATCCATGGTGCTGCTCACACACGGGGGGGAACCCAACCTCAAGGGTCAGGATgggaacacagccctgcatctggctatgaag ATGGACCACATGGAACTGATCAAGGCTCTGATCGTGTTTGGAGCCGACGTGGAGATACACAATGACCTGGGAGAGACTCCCGGGTTGATAGCAGCACGCACTAGTAAAG GCTCCAACAGAAAGGTGCTACTGGACATGCTGTGTAGTGTAGGGGTACAGCGGTGTGccccaccctcctcccccctcaaCTCCCATCCTCCCCCCAAGAAGGCTGCTTCGTCACCAGGCAtag GGTTCGAGGACATCATGCACGTTGCGGCGGCGGTGGGTGCGATGAGTCGCGGTCGGGAGGAAGTGGACGGGTTCAAAACAGGAAGCAGGAA gatAGACAGactgctgtgtctggatggagggGGCATTAAAGGCTTGGTTCTGATCCAGTTGTTAATCTCCCTGGAGAAAGAGGCAGGCAGGCCCATCAAGGAACTCTTTGACTGGGTTTCTGGGACCAGCACAGGGGGCATACTGGCCCTGGCTATCGTCCATG GTAAGGATATGGAGTATCTGCGATGCCTCTACTTCCGTATGAAGGAGCAGGTGTTCAAGGGGTCGCGACCCTACGAGTCGGCCCCCCTGGAGGACTTCCTGAAGAAAGAGTTCGGTGAGAACACCATGATGACAGACGTACGGCACCCCAG ggTGATGGTAACCAGTGTGCTGGCAGACAGACATCCAGGAGAGCTCCATCTCTTTAGGAACTATGACCCCCCCTCCCTGCCCAGAGAGCGCCCCTACGCTGGCACAGCCACCTTCCTTCCCCTCACCATACCACAAG AGCAGGTCGTGTGGAGAGCTGCCCGTTCCAGTGGCGCCGCCCCCACCTACTTCCGACCAATGGGGCGGTTTCTGGACGGAGGGTTGCTGGCCAATAACCCGACACTGGATGCCATGACTGAGATCCACCAATACAACAAATCCCTGAAAGCAGAG GGGCGTGGCCACGAGGTGCAGCGTCTAGGTGTGGTGGTTTCTTTAGGGACAG GTAAGCCTCCCCAGGTAGTGGTGAACTCTGTAGATGTGTTCAGACCCTCCAACCCTCTGGAACTGGCCAAGAGCTTTGTAGGCGCCAAGGAGCTGGGCAAGATGCTGGTGGACTGC TGTACAGACTCTGATGGTTGTGCTGTGGACAGGGCCCGGTCCTGGTGTGAGATGACTGATACTGTCTACCACAG ACTGAGCCCCCAGCTCTCCCAGGAGGTGATGCTGGATGAGGTGAGTGACGCCGTGCTGGTGGACATGCTGTGGGAGACCCAGATGTACCTCTACGAACAGAGGGAGAACGTCCAACTCCTGGCACAGCAACTACTCAACGGctactga
- the LOC116352991 gene encoding 85/88 kDa calcium-independent phospholipase A2-like isoform X3 — protein sequence MQFLRGVMETVSAVSNLFSNPYRVREVPLSEYSGGGKVKLKEEGRMVLYKNNPCQSWDCLLTCPDTPTVALRLFQVNSEEDAMNWFPQYALKLRPFYETLPLPKPEAVQPIVDCLRSHADWSSAHIAVDTGLRECLKHNHVQSQINARDGAGQTPLHLACERGEVACVRELLEECQARTDIKDKNGETPMHCAAKQDSATIIQALCSRMCAGVNELNGAGETPLHVSCRLGRVEAVNALLGGGARCDIIGSSGYPIHAAMKYSEKSCAEAVLDADPGQLQVEDAVYGGTPLHWCKTAEMCRTLLERGCLVNYLSKTGESALHVLTKRGRFDASMVLLTHGGEPNLKGQDGNTALHLAMKMDHMELIKALIVFGADVEIHNDLGETPGLIAARTSKGFEDIMHVAAAVGAMSRGREEVDGFKTGSRKIDRLLCLDGGGIKGLVLIQLLISLEKEAGRPIKELFDWVSGTSTGGILALAIVHGKDMEYLRCLYFRMKEQVFKGSRPYESAPLEDFLKKEFGENTMMTDVRHPRVMVTSVLADRHPGELHLFRNYDPPSLPRERPYAGTATFLPLTIPQGWEDVLIVGYTQEPAKKHRKVTDQEQVVWRAARSSGAAPTYFRPMGRFLDGGLLANNPTLDAMTEIHQYNKSLKAEGRGHEVQRLGVVVSLGTGKPPQVVVNSVDVFRPSNPLELAKSFVGAKELGKMLVDCCTDSDGCAVDRARSWCEMTDTVYHRLSPQLSQEVMLDEVSDAVLVDMLWETQMYLYEQRENVQLLAQQLLNGY from the exons ATGCAGTTTCTAAGGGGAGTCATGGAGACTGTGTCCGCCGTCTCCAACCTCTTCTCCAACCCCTACCGCGTCAGGGAAGTACCACTGTCAGAGTACAGCGGAGGGGGGAAAGTCAAGCTGAAGGAGGAGGGACGCATGGTTCTGTACAAGAACAACCCTTGTCAGAGTTGGGACTGCCTGCTCACGTGCCCTGATACGCCCACAGTCGCCTTGAG GTTGTTTCAGGTCAACTCCGAGGAGGATGCCATGAACTGGTTCCCCCAGTACGCCCTCAAGCTTCGTCCCTTCTACGAGACCCTCCCCCTCCCCAAGCCAGAGGCAGTCCAGCCAATAGTAGACTGCCTCCGTAGTCACGCTGACTGGAGCTCAGCTCACATCGCCGTGGATACGGGCCTGAGGGAATGCCTGAAGCACAACCACGTCCAGAG cCAGATCAACGCCAGGGACGGTGCTGGTCAGACCCCATTACACCTGGCGTGTGAGCGGGGGGAAGTGGCGTGTGTCAGAGAGCTGCTGGAGGAGTGCCAGGCTCGCACCGACATCAAAGACAAGAACGGGGAGACGCCAATGCATTGTGCCGCCAAGcaggactctgctactattatacag GCGCTGTGCAGTAGGATGTGTGCGGGGGTGAATGAGCTGAACGGGGCGGGGGAGACGCCCCTCCATGTTTCTTGTCGCCTTGGGAGGGTGGAGGCCGTGAACGCACTCCTGGGGGGAGGAGCCCGCTGTGACATCATTGGGAGCAGTGGCTACCCAATCCACGCCGCCATGAAGTACAGTGAGAAGAG ttGTGCTGAGGCTGTCCTGGATGCAGACCCAGGTCAGCTACAGGTAGAAGATGCTGTCTATGGAGGAACCCCCCTACACTGGTGCAAGACTGCAGAG aTGTGTCGTACGCTGCTGGAACGAGGTTGCTTGGTGAACTACCTCAGTAAGACAGGGGAGAGTGCACTGCACGTCCTGACCAAGAGGGGGCGCTTCGATGCATCCATGGTGCTGCTCACACACGGGGGGGAACCCAACCTCAAGGGTCAGGATgggaacacagccctgcatctggctatgaag ATGGACCACATGGAACTGATCAAGGCTCTGATCGTGTTTGGAGCCGACGTGGAGATACACAATGACCTGGGAGAGACTCCCGGGTTGATAGCAGCACGCACTAGTAAAG GGTTCGAGGACATCATGCACGTTGCGGCGGCGGTGGGTGCGATGAGTCGCGGTCGGGAGGAAGTGGACGGGTTCAAAACAGGAAGCAGGAA gatAGACAGactgctgtgtctggatggagggGGCATTAAAGGCTTGGTTCTGATCCAGTTGTTAATCTCCCTGGAGAAAGAGGCAGGCAGGCCCATCAAGGAACTCTTTGACTGGGTTTCTGGGACCAGCACAGGGGGCATACTGGCCCTGGCTATCGTCCATG GTAAGGATATGGAGTATCTGCGATGCCTCTACTTCCGTATGAAGGAGCAGGTGTTCAAGGGGTCGCGACCCTACGAGTCGGCCCCCCTGGAGGACTTCCTGAAGAAAGAGTTCGGTGAGAACACCATGATGACAGACGTACGGCACCCCAG ggTGATGGTAACCAGTGTGCTGGCAGACAGACATCCAGGAGAGCTCCATCTCTTTAGGAACTATGACCCCCCCTCCCTGCCCAGAGAGCGCCCCTACGCTGGCACAGCCACCTTCCTTCCCCTCACCATACCACAAG gaTGGGAGGATGTGTTGATAGTTGGATACACTCAGGAACCTGCTAAAAAACATAGGAAGGTGACCgaccaag AGCAGGTCGTGTGGAGAGCTGCCCGTTCCAGTGGCGCCGCCCCCACCTACTTCCGACCAATGGGGCGGTTTCTGGACGGAGGGTTGCTGGCCAATAACCCGACACTGGATGCCATGACTGAGATCCACCAATACAACAAATCCCTGAAAGCAGAG GGGCGTGGCCACGAGGTGCAGCGTCTAGGTGTGGTGGTTTCTTTAGGGACAG GTAAGCCTCCCCAGGTAGTGGTGAACTCTGTAGATGTGTTCAGACCCTCCAACCCTCTGGAACTGGCCAAGAGCTTTGTAGGCGCCAAGGAGCTGGGCAAGATGCTGGTGGACTGC TGTACAGACTCTGATGGTTGTGCTGTGGACAGGGCCCGGTCCTGGTGTGAGATGACTGATACTGTCTACCACAG ACTGAGCCCCCAGCTCTCCCAGGAGGTGATGCTGGATGAGGTGAGTGACGCCGTGCTGGTGGACATGCTGTGGGAGACCCAGATGTACCTCTACGAACAGAGGGAGAACGTCCAACTCCTGGCACAGCAACTACTCAACGGctactga